The genomic stretch GCCATAGCCGATGACGACGATGGCCGACGGCAGCGGCTTGGAAAACGCCTCGCTCGCCTTGAGCGCGGAGGTGCCGACGACCTCGGAGAGAATAGCGACGATCAGATAAATTCGATCCATGATGCGTTCCGCCGGTTCCAGCGCCTCGGGACTCGAGGCGCGCCGAGAAGAGGAATTAGCGCGCGCGCCGCTTGGATGACGCGCGAGCGCGCACTTCCGCCTGCGGATAGCGGCGCGTGACCCCGTCGAATCGCTCCGGCGCGACGCGCACGATGAGCCGCGCGCGGCCATCGGCCAGCGTCTGGCGATCGAGCACCTCCGTATGGGCGTGCAGCCAAGCGATGCCGGCGCCGTCGGCGGGATCGAGCTCGACCTCGAGCTGAATGCGCCCCTCGGCGAGACGCGTCTCTATGCGCTCGAGCAGAGCGTCGAGCCCCTCCCCGGTCAGCGCCGAGACGAGAGACGGCCGATCGACGTTCTTCTTTCCACGCGCGGCGATCTTCATCGCGGCGACGACCTCGTCGTCGAGCGCGTCGATCTTGTTCCACACTTCGAGAATGCGCGTTCCCGCCTCGCCGGACAGGCCGAGCTCGCCGAGAATGGCCTCGACATCGGCGGCCTGCGCCTCCCAATCGGGATGCGAGACGTCGCGCACATGCAAGATCACATCGGCGAGCGTCACTTCCTCCAACGTCGCGCGGAAGGCCGAAATCAGCATGGTCGGCAGATCGGAGATGAAGCCGACCGTGTCGGAGAGCAGCACTTTGGCGCCATGCGGCAGGCGAATTTGGCGAAGCGTCGGGTCGAGCGTCGCGAACAGCATGTCCTCGGCCAGCACGCCGGCCTTGGTCAAGCGATTGAACAGCGTCGATTTGCCGGCGTTGGTGTAGCCGACCAGAGCGACGACCGGATAGGGAACTTCGCGCCGTTTTTTGCGATGGAGGCCGCGCGTGCGCTTGACCTGATCGAGGTCGTGCTCGATGCGCGCCATGCGCTCGGAGATGAGGCGCCGGTCGGTCTCGATCTGCGTCTCGCCGGGGCCGCCGAGAAAGCCGAAGCCGCCGCGCTGGCGCTCGAGATGGGTCCAGCTGCGCACGAGCCGTGATTTCTGATAGGCGAGATGGGCGAGCTCGACCTGCAGCGAGCCCTCCTTGGTGCGGGCGCGGCGGCCGAAAATCTCGAGGATCAGCCCGGTGCGGTCGATGACCTTGGCGCCCCAGGCTTTCTCGAGATTACGCTGCTGCACCGGCGAGAGCTGGCAATCCATGGTGACGAGCTCGACCTCAGCGGCTTTCACCGTCTCGCCGATCTCCTCCACCTTGCCTTTGCCGAGATAGGTCGCCGGCCGCACATCATGCAGCGAGACGCCGATCTCCCCGACGATGTCGAGGTCGATCGCCTCGGCGAGGCCCACGGCCTCCGCCAGCCTCGCAACGGGATCGCGCTCCGTTCCCTGCCCGGCTCCGCTCTCCGAAGCGCGCGGCCGTGTGGGATAGGGGCCGACCACGAGGGCTTTCGTGGGCGCGCCGGCTGTCCGGTCCTCGGACGCTGATGCTTTTTCGTTCAACCTCACCTCGACCCGCCGAGCCGAGCGCCCCGGCGATTCGCCGCGCGT from Methylosinus sp. C49 encodes the following:
- the hflX gene encoding GTPase HflX, which gives rise to MNEKASASEDRTAGAPTKALVVGPYPTRPRASESGAGQGTERDPVARLAEAVGLAEAIDLDIVGEIGVSLHDVRPATYLGKGKVEEIGETVKAAEVELVTMDCQLSPVQQRNLEKAWGAKVIDRTGLILEIFGRRARTKEGSLQVELAHLAYQKSRLVRSWTHLERQRGGFGFLGGPGETQIETDRRLISERMARIEHDLDQVKRTRGLHRKKRREVPYPVVALVGYTNAGKSTLFNRLTKAGVLAEDMLFATLDPTLRQIRLPHGAKVLLSDTVGFISDLPTMLISAFRATLEEVTLADVILHVRDVSHPDWEAQAADVEAILGELGLSGEAGTRILEVWNKIDALDDEVVAAMKIAARGKKNVDRPSLVSALTGEGLDALLERIETRLAEGRIQLEVELDPADGAGIAWLHAHTEVLDRQTLADGRARLIVRVAPERFDGVTRRYPQAEVRARASSKRRAR